A window of the Virgibacillus pantothenticus genome harbors these coding sequences:
- a CDS encoding TorD/DmsD family molecular chaperone has translation MRSSEGVLDMTEVFYARQFVYDVLRRFFLEEPSRDYLAYFVQEKLIDLFPFVEESEDIQRGITEIKAYLSKHNVIDNDADYEDLHWDYTRLFVGPFDLPAPPWESVYVRKDRLLFQSNTVDVRNVYLHFGYEVEHKNLEAEDHVGLELDFMFHLNELSLKSLNNNGLKSKANFTFLVKEQRRFLEKHLLAFISVFSEKVIENAHTGFFTGMARLLRSYLKMDAAILEELLEMDEN, from the coding sequence ATGAGGAGTTCAGAAGGTGTCTTAGATATGACAGAGGTGTTCTATGCACGACAATTTGTTTACGATGTTTTAAGACGTTTTTTCCTTGAAGAACCGTCGCGGGATTATCTCGCTTATTTTGTACAAGAAAAACTTATTGACTTATTTCCTTTTGTTGAAGAATCAGAAGACATACAAAGAGGAATAACAGAAATAAAAGCATATTTATCCAAGCATAATGTGATTGACAACGATGCAGATTATGAAGATTTACATTGGGATTATACAAGATTGTTTGTAGGACCGTTTGATTTGCCTGCCCCGCCTTGGGAATCTGTTTACGTACGAAAAGATCGTTTGTTATTTCAAAGTAATACGGTAGATGTCCGAAATGTATATCTTCATTTTGGTTATGAAGTGGAACATAAAAATCTAGAAGCAGAAGACCATGTCGGACTAGAGCTCGATTTTATGTTTCATTTAAATGAACTATCTCTCAAAAGTTTGAATAATAATGGTCTAAAATCAAAAGCAAATTTCACTTTTTTAGTTAAAGAGCAAAGGAGATTTTTAGAGAAGCATTTATTGGCGTTTATTTCTGTATTCTCTGAAAAAGTGATAGAGAACGCTCATACAGGATTTTTTACTGGGATGGCGAGGCTGCTAAGGTCATATTTGAAAATGGATGCTGCCATTTTAGAAGAACTTTTAGAGATGGACGAAAATTAA
- a CDS encoding radical SAM protein: protein MLTKITKENVSMIENDSFRNYAQIFAEIEENTIESIKSFGLSLEQNNDETKNERLARLRKKQATFRNNDKSIVINQLSSACEACQTGTGSYTSFVTLNCHRDCYFCFNKNQEDYTFYLHHQKDANEELAYLIESGYVLKHLALTGGEPLLFKAETISFFQLAQEISPNTYTRLYTAGDLLTEDILQQLQKADLDEIRISIKMEDSIKRRQRVLKKVELAQKYIPHVLVEMPVIPGTRQEMKDLLLALDEMGIFGINLLEFCFPLVNSRSFSEKGFTLKNPPYDIYYNYWYAGGLAVAESEDLCLELVEFAIDKELSLGVHYCSLENKFTGQIYQQNYSQPMNDTYHFSTRDYFYKTAKAFGKDKENVRDQLNRIGEPFIIDNDDDFIQFPVRAIPFLKPNDIELAIVSSVIEARMNEELVREVGVDWTTPSLFEQTDIDSVEGER, encoded by the coding sequence ATGCTAACAAAAATTACGAAAGAGAATGTCTCCATGATCGAAAATGATTCTTTTCGGAATTACGCGCAGATTTTTGCAGAGATCGAAGAAAATACAATTGAGAGTATAAAGTCATTCGGCTTATCGTTGGAGCAAAATAATGATGAAACTAAAAATGAACGTCTAGCGAGGTTAAGAAAGAAACAAGCTACATTTAGAAATAATGACAAAAGTATTGTTATCAACCAACTATCAAGTGCGTGTGAAGCTTGCCAAACAGGAACTGGAAGCTATACGTCGTTTGTTACACTCAATTGTCATCGTGACTGCTATTTTTGTTTTAACAAAAATCAAGAAGATTACACATTTTATTTACATCATCAAAAAGATGCCAATGAAGAGTTAGCCTATTTAATAGAAAGTGGGTATGTATTAAAGCACCTTGCGTTAACTGGCGGAGAACCACTGCTTTTTAAAGCGGAGACAATCAGCTTCTTTCAATTGGCTCAAGAAATATCTCCAAACACTTATACAAGGTTATATACAGCGGGAGACCTTTTAACTGAAGACATCTTACAACAGTTACAAAAAGCAGATTTAGATGAAATCCGAATTAGCATCAAAATGGAAGATTCAATCAAAAGAAGACAAAGAGTTTTAAAGAAAGTGGAATTAGCTCAAAAGTATATACCTCATGTTTTAGTAGAAATGCCTGTCATTCCTGGAACAAGACAAGAAATGAAAGATTTACTTTTAGCTTTAGATGAAATGGGGATATTTGGTATTAATTTATTAGAATTTTGCTTTCCCTTAGTTAATTCCCGATCGTTTAGTGAAAAGGGATTCACATTAAAAAATCCACCTTATGATATCTATTACAATTATTGGTATGCAGGTGGCTTAGCTGTCGCTGAGAGTGAGGACCTATGTCTAGAGTTAGTAGAATTTGCTATTGATAAGGAGTTAAGTCTTGGGGTCCATTATTGTTCTTTAGAAAATAAATTTACAGGGCAAATTTACCAACAAAATTATAGTCAACCAATGAATGATACATATCATTTTTCCACGAGGGATTATTTTTATAAAACGGCAAAAGCATTTGGGAAAGACAAAGAAAACGTGAGGGACCAACTAAATAGGATCGGAGAACCTTTTATTATTGATAATGACGATGATTTTATTCAGTTCCCCGTTCGTGCTATTCCATTTTTAAAACCTAATGACATAGAATTGGCGATCGTTTCTAGTGTTATCGAAGCTAGGATGAATGAAGAGTTGGTACGCGAAGTAGGTGTTGATTGGACAACACCATCACTATTTGAGCAAACAGATATCGATAGTGTGGAGGGAGAAAGATGA
- a CDS encoding GntR family transcriptional regulator, with translation MTSKKFYPEKGLAFSSSMGERLVTELRMRIISQAIQKETVLSENQLAKEYQVSRSPVREALKVLEKEQLIRLERMGATVIGISKTDIEEIYDIRLMIESFVVQRLLNSENDALLNELNKILEMMKIAIKYKDIDEFSLKDIEFHETIIKSIHHRQIMMVWTHLRPVMECLIILSMRYRSQVNYQDFNRILKNHELIIEALAQKEKTLIKEAFFKNFHDVQNKAEDLWTDPEMMKKAREFNGS, from the coding sequence ATGACATCTAAAAAATTCTACCCTGAAAAAGGCTTAGCTTTTTCTTCATCAATGGGAGAGCGACTCGTTACCGAATTAAGAATGAGAATTATTTCTCAAGCTATCCAAAAAGAAACCGTTTTATCAGAAAATCAATTAGCAAAAGAATATCAAGTAAGTAGATCCCCTGTAAGGGAGGCCCTAAAAGTGTTAGAAAAAGAACAGTTAATTCGCTTAGAAAGAATGGGAGCAACAGTGATTGGCATTTCAAAAACGGATATTGAAGAAATTTATGATATTCGATTAATGATTGAATCCTTTGTTGTTCAGCGTTTATTAAATTCAGAAAACGATGCATTACTAAACGAACTAAATAAAATTCTGGAAATGATGAAAATAGCGATAAAGTATAAAGATATTGATGAATTTTCTTTAAAAGATATAGAATTTCATGAAACCATTATTAAATCTATTCATCATAGGCAAATTATGATGGTATGGACACATTTAAGACCTGTCATGGAGTGTCTAATTATTTTATCGATGCGATATAGAAGCCAAGTAAACTATCAAGATTTTAATCGTATCCTTAAAAATCACGAACTTATTATTGAAGCCCTGGCACAGAAAGAAAAAACGCTTATCAAAGAAGCCTTTTTTAAAAACTTCCATGATGTTCAAAACAAAGCAGAAGATTTATGGACTGACCCAGAGATGATGAAGAAAGCGAGGGAATTTAATGGATCGTAA
- the gntK gene encoding gluconokinase has product MDRNKYMIGVDIGTTSTKAVLFRETGEIISQDNNGYELYTPDVSTAEQDPEEIFQAVLLSITNVMQHSQIDPKDLSFISFSSAMHSVIAIDEKDKPLTRCITWADNRSSEWAKKIKDKHNGHEIYLKTGTPIHPMSPLCKIAWMEHEKPNIARKTKKYIGIKEYVFYKFFNEYVVDYSIASAMGLMNLQLLAWEESALEIANITEEKLSRLVSTKESFTGCHPEFAQEMGILESTRFVIGASDGVLSNIGVNAIKEGDVAVTIGTSGAIRTVIPQPRTDSKGRIFCYALTEDHWVIGGPVNNGGLVLRWIRDELAASEIETAKRLGIDPYDVLTRIAERVNPGANGLLFHPYLAGERAPLWNSDVRGSFIGLTLNHKKEHMIRAALEGVIFNLYTVFLALTEVMDTPVTSIKATGGFARSKVWRQMMADIFDHNVIIPESYESSCLGACLLGLYAEKKIDSFEVFNDLIGATYTHQPNPENKNVYRELIPIFINISRQLESEYQKLSAFQKKESNKCN; this is encoded by the coding sequence ATGGATCGTAATAAATATATGATTGGCGTAGATATAGGAACGACTAGTACAAAAGCGGTTCTTTTTCGTGAAACGGGTGAAATTATAAGCCAGGACAACAACGGCTATGAGTTATACACGCCTGATGTTTCAACCGCGGAACAAGACCCTGAAGAAATATTCCAAGCAGTTCTTCTATCCATTACCAATGTAATGCAACATTCACAAATAGACCCCAAGGATTTATCCTTTATCTCTTTTAGCAGTGCGATGCACAGTGTTATTGCAATAGATGAAAAGGACAAGCCATTAACTCGCTGTATCACTTGGGCTGATAATAGAAGCTCTGAATGGGCTAAAAAAATAAAAGATAAACATAATGGACACGAGATTTATTTAAAAACAGGGACACCCATTCACCCTATGTCCCCACTTTGTAAAATAGCTTGGATGGAACATGAAAAACCAAATATTGCGCGAAAAACCAAAAAGTACATCGGTATTAAAGAATACGTTTTTTACAAATTTTTCAATGAATATGTTGTTGATTATTCAATAGCCTCCGCCATGGGACTGATGAATCTTCAATTATTGGCATGGGAAGAGAGCGCCCTAGAAATTGCCAATATTACAGAAGAAAAATTATCACGTCTTGTTTCAACAAAAGAATCATTTACAGGTTGCCATCCTGAATTTGCCCAAGAAATGGGGATTTTGGAAAGCACGCGCTTTGTCATAGGAGCTAGTGACGGTGTGCTCTCAAATATTGGAGTAAACGCGATAAAAGAGGGGGACGTTGCTGTCACGATAGGAACGAGTGGTGCCATCCGGACTGTTATCCCTCAACCAAGAACAGATTCAAAAGGACGAATCTTTTGTTACGCCTTAACAGAGGATCATTGGGTTATTGGTGGTCCAGTAAACAATGGGGGTTTGGTGTTACGCTGGATACGTGATGAACTTGCAGCAAGTGAAATTGAAACTGCAAAGCGTCTAGGAATTGATCCATATGACGTTTTAACTCGAATTGCAGAACGCGTTAACCCTGGTGCCAATGGACTTCTGTTTCACCCCTATTTAGCGGGTGAAAGAGCACCTCTATGGAATTCAGATGTTCGAGGTTCTTTTATTGGACTCACTTTAAATCATAAAAAGGAGCATATGATTCGGGCTGCTCTAGAAGGCGTTATTTTTAACTTATATACAGTGTTCTTAGCTTTAACAGAAGTGATGGATACACCTGTCACCTCCATTAAAGCAACAGGTGGATTCGCGCGTTCTAAAGTATGGCGGCAAATGATGGCTGATATTTTTGATCATAACGTTATTATTCCCGAAAGCTATGAATCTTCTTGTTTAGGAGCTTGTCTTTTAGGGTTATATGCTGAGAAAAAAATAGACTCTTTTGAAGTCTTCAACGATCTTATTGGTGCTACTTATACACATCAACCAAATCCCGAAAATAAAAACGTTTACAGAGAGCTCATTCCTATTTTTATCAACATATCAAGACAATTAGAATCAGAATACCAAAAACTCTCTGCCTTTCAAAAAAAAGAAAGCAATAAATGCAATTAA
- a CDS encoding gluconate:H+ symporter: protein MSFTDNLFPLLIVALGVIVLLFLIMKLNLNTFISLVVVAFLVALALGMPLNEIVSSIKAGMGGTLGSIALIFGFGAILGKLVSDAGGAQRIAMTLIHKFGEKNISWAVVIASFIIGIALFFEVGLVLLIPIIYQIAKQLKVSILYLGIPMAASLSVTHGFLPPHPGPTVIAQQYEANIGMVLLYGLIIAIPTVMIVGPLFTSLAKKLVPDAFLKTGSVDSVGEVKDFKLEETPGFSISVMTALFPVILMAIATIIQLLQDIWKLSDNILFDIIQLIGEPTTALLISVLIAVYTMGIARRIPMKQVMASAEESIRSIGMMLLIIGGGGVFKQVLIDGGVGDAVANIFSDSSISPILLAWMIAAVLRIALGSATVAALTTAGLVIPLMQGSDVNLALMVLSTGAGSLIASHVNDAGFWMFKEFFGLTMKETFSTWTLLETIISIISLGFILLLSIFV, encoded by the coding sequence ATGTCATTTACAGATAACTTATTTCCTTTACTTATTGTTGCCTTAGGAGTCATTGTCTTATTGTTTTTAATTATGAAGTTAAATTTGAACACCTTTATTTCATTAGTAGTCGTAGCATTTTTAGTTGCTTTAGCTTTAGGCATGCCACTTAATGAAATTGTATCTTCGATTAAAGCTGGTATGGGGGGAACATTGGGCAGTATTGCATTAATTTTTGGTTTTGGCGCTATTTTAGGAAAATTAGTTTCAGATGCTGGTGGTGCCCAGCGAATAGCAATGACATTGATTCATAAATTCGGTGAAAAGAATATTTCATGGGCTGTTGTCATTGCCTCATTTATTATTGGTATTGCTTTGTTTTTTGAGGTCGGACTCGTTTTACTTATTCCAATTATTTATCAAATTGCCAAGCAATTAAAAGTGTCTATTTTATATTTAGGTATTCCAATGGCTGCTTCGTTATCCGTCACTCACGGTTTCTTGCCACCACATCCAGGACCAACTGTCATTGCCCAGCAGTATGAAGCAAATATTGGAATGGTTTTATTATATGGACTTATCATTGCAATTCCTACTGTAATGATTGTTGGCCCTTTATTTACTAGCTTAGCGAAAAAGTTAGTCCCAGATGCTTTTTTAAAAACTGGAAGTGTTGATTCTGTAGGCGAAGTGAAGGATTTTAAACTAGAGGAAACACCTGGTTTTAGTATCAGTGTAATGACGGCTTTATTTCCAGTCATTTTAATGGCAATAGCAACCATCATCCAGCTCTTACAAGATATATGGAAACTTTCGGACAATATCCTTTTTGATATCATCCAATTAATCGGTGAACCTACAACAGCTCTCCTAATCTCCGTTTTGATTGCGGTATATACGATGGGAATTGCCCGACGTATTCCAATGAAACAAGTCATGGCTTCAGCTGAGGAATCGATTCGTTCTATCGGTATGATGCTCCTTATCATTGGTGGGGGCGGTGTATTTAAGCAGGTTTTAATTGATGGGGGAGTAGGAGATGCTGTCGCAAACATTTTTTCAGATAGTAGCATCTCACCAATCCTATTAGCTTGGATGATTGCGGCTGTTTTAAGGATTGCATTGGGCTCAGCAACTGTTGCCGCATTAACAACTGCTGGTTTAGTTATCCCATTAATGCAAGGGTCTGATGTTAATCTTGCTTTGATGGTTCTTTCTACTGGTGCAGGAAGTCTTATTGCCTCCCATGTTAATGATGCAGGTTTCTGGATGTTTAAAGAATTCTTTGGTTTAACAATGAAAGAAACATTTTCAACTTGGACATTACTAGAAACGATTATCTCCATTATAAGTCTTGGATTTATCTTGCTTTTAAGTATTTTTGTTTAA
- the ehuB gene encoding ectoine/hydroxyectoine ABC transporter substrate-binding protein EhuB, whose product MKKIVLTLILGFIFVLAACGSDETDSSKASGSKLDELKESGKVTIGFANEKPYAYEEDGELKGAAVDIAKAVFKELGIEKVDSKLADFGQLIPGLKAGQFDVITAGMAINPDRCENAAFGEPEMKYGEGLIVKKGNPLNLKSYKDIADNPDVTVSVMSGATENVFLKSEGVSEKQITNAEDIPATFSAVESGRADATTGTEMTIKMALESVNSNKLEFVEGFEQPDVEGVPSYGAAAFHLDNTDLRDAYNEKLAKLKADGTVAELLEANGFSEANNMVEDDVTTEKVCNGDI is encoded by the coding sequence ATGAAAAAAATCGTACTTACATTGATTTTAGGTTTTATATTTGTCTTAGCAGCATGTGGATCAGATGAAACTGATTCCAGTAAAGCATCTGGAAGTAAATTGGATGAATTAAAAGAATCCGGTAAAGTCACGATCGGTTTTGCCAATGAAAAACCGTATGCTTATGAAGAAGATGGGGAGCTCAAAGGAGCCGCTGTAGATATTGCGAAAGCTGTTTTTAAGGAATTAGGAATAGAGAAAGTGGACAGCAAACTAGCTGATTTCGGGCAATTAATTCCCGGATTAAAAGCTGGTCAGTTTGATGTAATTACAGCTGGGATGGCAATTAATCCAGATCGCTGTGAGAACGCTGCTTTCGGCGAACCAGAAATGAAATATGGAGAAGGATTAATTGTCAAAAAAGGAAACCCATTAAACTTAAAGAGTTATAAAGATATTGCTGATAATCCAGATGTTACGGTATCTGTCATGTCTGGCGCTACAGAAAATGTATTTTTAAAATCAGAAGGCGTTAGCGAAAAACAAATAACGAATGCTGAAGATATACCGGCTACTTTTTCAGCGGTGGAGTCCGGTCGAGCTGACGCGACCACCGGTACAGAGATGACGATTAAAATGGCCCTCGAATCAGTTAACTCCAATAAGCTTGAATTTGTCGAAGGATTTGAGCAACCTGATGTTGAAGGAGTTCCAAGCTATGGTGCAGCTGCTTTTCATTTAGACAATACAGATTTACGTGATGCGTATAACGAGAAGTTAGCTAAATTAAAAGCTGATGGGACAGTAGCGGAATTATTAGAAGCAAATGGCTTTAGTGAGGCCAACAATATGGTCGAGGACGACGTTACGACAGAGAAGGTTTGTAATGGGGATATTTAA
- a CDS encoding amino acid ABC transporter permease, giving the protein MQAIIEIFPDLTKGLTITITVLIGAAFFGYLFAFIAGLCRMSSNMFLRKFTGFYVEIFRGTSLIVQLFWLYYAIPMLFGIELGSNWWAGVIAISLNYGAYMSEIVRGSILAVTKGQSEAATALNMSRYQRMRFVILPQAIRMMLPEFGNYSIQMLKATSLVSLIGMEDILYHGNIIRSTNLSQAPTVYLLVLVFYFILALPLIFLTRKMESFSKKGVASG; this is encoded by the coding sequence ATTCAGGCAATCATAGAAATTTTTCCCGATTTAACAAAAGGGTTAACCATTACAATTACGGTTTTAATTGGAGCTGCCTTTTTTGGCTACTTATTTGCGTTTATTGCCGGATTATGCCGTATGTCTTCTAATATGTTTCTTCGTAAATTCACAGGATTTTATGTAGAAATTTTTCGTGGTACTTCTTTAATTGTACAATTGTTCTGGCTCTACTATGCGATTCCTATGTTATTCGGTATTGAATTAGGAAGTAATTGGTGGGCAGGGGTTATCGCTATTTCTTTAAATTACGGGGCTTACATGTCAGAAATCGTGCGTGGATCCATTCTTGCTGTTACAAAGGGTCAATCTGAAGCAGCAACGGCTTTGAATATGTCACGTTATCAGCGCATGCGATTTGTCATTTTGCCGCAAGCAATTCGGATGATGCTTCCTGAGTTTGGAAACTATTCCATTCAAATGCTAAAAGCTACCTCCCTCGTTTCCCTTATCGGTATGGAGGATATTCTTTATCATGGAAATATTATTCGTAGCACAAATTTATCACAAGCACCTACCGTTTATTTGCTCGTCTTAGTATTTTATTTTATTTTAGCCCTTCCGCTTATATTTTTAACACGTAAGATGGAGTCGTTCTCAAAGAAGGGAGTGGCTAGTGGATGA
- the ehuD gene encoding ectoine/hydroxyectoine ABC transporter permease subunit EhuD — MNNWSWDVFADAFPKIIDGLGITLGLTIVCYAFALVFGFFWLFIKMIPLKPLRLLVTWIMEFIRSTPPLVQLFFIYFAWPMVPVVGFALNEFTSAVLGLGIHFSTYIAEVYRSGIEGVGKGQWEAAKALNFSKRRKWTKIILPQAIPPTIPMLGNYLIIMFKEVPLASTIGVVGILHIANSYGAQNWTYLEPLTIVAILFLVLSYPSAIIINRIEKKMNRRFDKKEVLTRSKGATA; from the coding sequence ATGAATAATTGGAGTTGGGACGTATTTGCAGATGCCTTCCCGAAAATTATCGATGGTCTTGGCATCACACTCGGCTTAACTATAGTCTGCTATGCCTTTGCCCTTGTATTTGGATTTTTTTGGCTGTTTATAAAAATGATTCCTTTAAAGCCTCTCCGTTTGTTGGTTACATGGATTATGGAGTTTATTCGTTCTACTCCTCCGTTAGTCCAGCTGTTTTTTATTTATTTTGCTTGGCCAATGGTTCCTGTTGTTGGTTTTGCATTGAACGAATTCACCAGTGCGGTGCTCGGTTTAGGTATTCACTTTAGTACGTATATTGCGGAAGTGTACCGATCTGGAATTGAAGGTGTAGGAAAGGGGCAATGGGAAGCCGCAAAGGCATTAAATTTTTCCAAACGTAGAAAATGGACGAAAATTATTTTGCCGCAAGCAATCCCGCCAACGATTCCCATGCTTGGGAATTACTTAATCATCATGTTTAAGGAAGTTCCATTAGCATCAACAATTGGCGTTGTCGGTATTCTCCATATTGCGAATAGCTATGGGGCGCAAAATTGGACATATTTAGAACCATTAACCATTGTTGCAATTCTTTTCTTAGTTTTAAGCTATCCATCTGCTATAATCATAAACAGAATAGAGAAAAAAATGAATCGACGCTTTGATAAAAAAGAAGTTTTAACCAGAAGTAAAGGAGCGACAGCATAA
- the ehuA gene encoding ectoine/hydroxyectoine ABC transporter ATP-binding protein EhuA produces MIEPIVTFQDVHKSFGNIKVLKGIDLDIRPAEKVAIIGPSGSGKTTIIRMLMTLEEPTSGDIIVNGTNLWKMEKKGRRVRAHEKHLRAVRGDIGMVFQHFNLFPHMTILENCMTAPLHVKKEPKEEVKKRSLEMLDRVGLADKVDQYPSQLSGGQKQRVAMARALVMRPKIMLFDEVTSALDPELVGEVLQVIRDIAQNDDMAMILVTHEMDFALDIADKVLFLDEGVIAEQGSASEVIEHSSNQRLQEFLHRFRA; encoded by the coding sequence ATGATTGAACCAATCGTCACATTTCAAGACGTTCATAAATCCTTTGGAAATATTAAAGTATTAAAAGGAATCGATTTAGATATTCGTCCAGCAGAAAAAGTCGCGATCATTGGACCGAGTGGATCAGGTAAAACTACCATCATTCGTATGCTTATGACTCTGGAGGAACCTACATCTGGAGATATAATCGTAAACGGTACAAACTTGTGGAAGATGGAGAAAAAAGGAAGGCGTGTTCGTGCTCATGAAAAGCATTTACGAGCAGTACGCGGTGATATTGGCATGGTATTCCAGCATTTCAACTTGTTTCCTCACATGACTATCTTAGAAAATTGCATGACGGCTCCACTGCACGTAAAAAAGGAACCAAAGGAAGAAGTAAAGAAACGTTCGCTTGAAATGTTGGATCGGGTTGGCTTAGCAGATAAAGTCGATCAATATCCGAGCCAGCTGTCTGGTGGACAAAAACAGCGAGTAGCAATGGCTCGAGCACTTGTTATGCGACCAAAAATTATGTTATTTGATGAGGTCACTTCCGCGCTTGATCCAGAATTAGTAGGAGAAGTGTTACAGGTCATCCGCGATATTGCCCAAAACGATGACATGGCAATGATCCTTGTAACTCACGAAATGGACTTCGCTTTAGATATTGCCGATAAAGTGCTGTTTTTAGATGAAGGCGTGATAGCTGAACAAGGATCAGCTAGTGAAGTTATCGAGCATTCTAGTAATCAACGCTTACAGGAGTTTTTGCATCGTTTCCGAGCATAA